The Virgibacillus phasianinus genome includes a window with the following:
- a CDS encoding GntR family transcriptional regulator, with product MNENNFILQKSLSEQIADQLKRRIWNKQIMFGERLLETELAESFDVSRSTIRGALKTLEIEELVVSKARKGTYVANFTDQDLDEIIELRALIETQAFKRAIPRLDQQHIQSLTTITEQMRVKADEQNWNELFDLDMKFHRYVVDLCDNSRIIKIYDSLQVQIRTFLMHLDQYYSSHQSFYDEHKELLDALVSKDVQNINARVKNHIEYVEEKLLGVKQRNSLKTEEV from the coding sequence ATGAATGAGAATAATTTTATTTTGCAAAAATCATTAAGTGAACAAATTGCGGACCAATTGAAGAGACGCATTTGGAATAAGCAAATTATGTTTGGTGAACGATTATTGGAAACGGAACTGGCAGAAAGTTTTGATGTGAGTCGCAGCACGATTCGTGGGGCATTGAAAACTTTGGAAATAGAAGAATTGGTCGTAAGCAAAGCACGAAAAGGTACGTACGTGGCCAATTTCACAGATCAGGATCTGGATGAGATTATTGAATTGCGTGCATTAATCGAAACCCAGGCCTTTAAAAGAGCAATCCCGCGTCTTGACCAACAGCATATACAGAGTCTTACAACGATTACAGAACAAATGAGGGTAAAAGCAGACGAACAGAATTGGAATGAACTGTTTGACCTTGATATGAAGTTCCATCGTTATGTTGTTGATTTGTGTGACAACTCGCGGATCATAAAAATTTATGATTCCCTGCAGGTGCAAATCAGAACATTTCTTATGCACCTTGATCAATACTATTCCAGTCATCAATCTTTCTATGATGAACATAAAGAATTACTTGATGCCTTAGTTTCAAAAGACGTACAAAACATTAATGCGCGAGTGAAAAATCATATTGAATACGTCGAAGAAAAACTGCTGGGTGTCAAGCAAAGAAACAGTTTAAAAACTGAGGAGGTATAA
- a CDS encoding SLC13 family permease — translation MITATWDWLWDKHDQAKDLLSFFVRPNSSNIGKTDSSSKAKSSGGNGDGNKRSYKTPQLIGLFLGPILFILTLTLFSPEGLSGEGKGVLASTIWIAVWWMTEAIPIPATSLLPIILFPLTGGLDIGATTASYGDDTIFLFMGGFMIALAMEKWNLHKRIALSIISMIGTNTDRIILGFMVATGFLSMWISNTATAMMMVPIGLAIIYQVSEALKDDDAVDTSKENFGFGKALMLGIAYSASLGGIGTLIGTPPNTALAAAIDKFYGVELSFAKWMLFGVPIAWIFIIIAWVYLVKVAFPLKVKKLPGGRELIQSEKKKLGSASFEEKAVFVVFLLAALSWITRSFLLVHISENINDAVIAMTFAIVLFIIPSINKKGDHLLDWDTAVKLPWGILLLFGGGLAVAAGFVESGLSEWIGNQLSALEGVNLLIVMLVVATLVIFLTELTSNTATASMMYPIMASLALALNIHPFSVMIIAAVAASCAFMLPVATPPNAVVFGSGYLRIPDMAKAGFLLNIVGIILVTAAVYFYLPLAWGIDLSHLPDAFKN, via the coding sequence ATGATAACAGCTACTTGGGATTGGTTATGGGACAAGCACGATCAAGCAAAAGATTTATTAAGCTTTTTCGTCCGGCCAAATTCGTCAAATATCGGTAAAACAGACAGCAGCTCAAAGGCCAAATCTTCGGGCGGAAATGGTGATGGAAATAAACGGAGTTATAAAACTCCACAGTTAATCGGACTATTTCTTGGACCAATTTTATTCATTTTAACTTTAACATTATTTTCACCTGAAGGGCTTTCTGGTGAAGGAAAGGGTGTTTTGGCCAGTACTATTTGGATCGCGGTCTGGTGGATGACTGAAGCTATCCCAATTCCCGCGACATCACTTTTGCCTATTATTCTATTTCCTTTAACTGGCGGATTGGATATCGGGGCAACCACGGCCTCTTATGGGGATGATACTATTTTTCTATTTATGGGTGGATTCATGATTGCCCTGGCAATGGAAAAATGGAATCTTCATAAGCGTATTGCACTTAGTATAATCTCAATGATTGGTACCAATACAGACCGGATTATTCTCGGATTTATGGTTGCAACAGGGTTTTTATCCATGTGGATTTCAAATACTGCAACAGCAATGATGATGGTCCCAATTGGCCTGGCAATCATTTATCAGGTGTCTGAGGCACTTAAAGATGATGATGCTGTTGATACGTCAAAAGAAAACTTTGGCTTCGGAAAGGCGCTGATGTTAGGTATTGCTTACTCTGCTTCTCTTGGTGGTATTGGTACACTAATCGGCACGCCGCCGAACACAGCATTAGCGGCTGCTATCGATAAATTTTACGGTGTCGAGTTATCATTCGCAAAATGGATGCTGTTCGGTGTACCAATTGCATGGATTTTTATTATTATCGCCTGGGTCTATCTTGTAAAAGTCGCATTTCCACTTAAAGTTAAAAAACTTCCAGGTGGCAGAGAGCTGATTCAATCGGAAAAAAAGAAGCTTGGTTCTGCATCATTTGAAGAAAAAGCTGTATTTGTAGTCTTTCTTCTTGCAGCACTGTCGTGGATAACACGATCATTTTTACTTGTACACATTAGTGAAAATATAAATGACGCAGTGATCGCAATGACATTTGCAATCGTTCTGTTCATCATTCCTTCGATCAACAAAAAAGGAGATCATCTTCTGGATTGGGACACTGCGGTTAAGCTTCCCTGGGGAATACTATTATTATTTGGTGGTGGTCTTGCAGTTGCCGCTGGATTTGTCGAATCAGGTTTATCGGAATGGATCGGAAACCAATTAAGTGCGCTTGAGGGTGTCAATTTATTAATTGTAATGCTAGTCGTTGCGACACTCGTTATCTTCTTGACGGAGTTAACATCGAATACTGCTACAGCTTCGATGATGTATCCAATTATGGCTTCCTTGGCCTTGGCACTTAACATTCACCCTTTTTCCGTGATGATTATTGCAGCTGTGGCCGCATCTTGTGCATTCATGCTGCCGGTTGCAACACCACCGAATGCTGTAGTTTTCGGATCAGGATATTTACGAATTCCAGATATGGCAAAAGCAGGATTTCTATTAAATATTGTCGGCATCATTTTAGTTACAGCTGCGGTCTATTTCTATCTCCCATTAGCATGGGGAATTGATTTATCGCATTTGCCAGATGCATTTAAAAATTAA
- a CDS encoding M24 family metallopeptidase, with product MVVLTFPISEFQERITKTKQRMADAGVDILLVTDPANMNYLTGYDAWSFYVHQLLIVMIDEDQPIWVGRGQDASAAKHTTWLETDHIIPYADSYVQSEHKHPMDFVCDLLKTRKRETQTIAVELDAYYFTAKCHMRLIQGLPNASFKDGTNMVNWVRIIKSDQEITCIKQASRISEKAMQIAFDTINEGVRECDVVANIAHAQISGTGEFGGDYPAIVPLLPTGDKTSACHLTWTDERFKNGDPVIIELAGCYKRYHSPLARTIVIGMPTEKMQHISDVVIEGINTTLDFIKPGITCEEIELVWRKVIEKSGIKKESRMGYSMGLNYPPDWGEHTASLRPGDRTILEPNMTFHMIPGIWMENMGVEISESFRVTETGCEVLAEFPRELYVKPNIRLA from the coding sequence ATGGTTGTGTTAACATTTCCTATTTCCGAGTTTCAAGAGCGAATAACTAAAACGAAGCAGCGTATGGCAGATGCTGGGGTAGATATTCTATTGGTTACAGATCCAGCGAATATGAATTATCTAACCGGATACGATGCTTGGTCCTTCTATGTACATCAGTTACTTATTGTAATGATTGATGAGGATCAGCCGATCTGGGTTGGACGTGGTCAGGACGCCAGTGCAGCCAAGCACACCACATGGTTAGAAACAGATCATATCATCCCTTATGCGGATAGTTATGTACAGTCAGAGCACAAGCATCCGATGGACTTTGTCTGTGATTTGTTAAAGACGAGAAAACGAGAAACCCAGACAATTGCCGTTGAGCTTGATGCCTATTATTTTACGGCAAAATGTCATATGCGATTAATCCAAGGCTTGCCAAACGCATCTTTTAAAGATGGTACAAATATGGTCAATTGGGTTCGCATAATTAAGTCTGATCAAGAAATAACGTGTATAAAGCAGGCAAGCAGAATCTCAGAAAAAGCAATGCAAATAGCTTTTGATACAATTAATGAAGGTGTTAGAGAATGTGATGTGGTTGCGAATATAGCACATGCCCAAATAAGTGGAACGGGAGAATTTGGTGGTGACTATCCTGCCATAGTGCCATTATTACCTACTGGTGATAAAACATCTGCGTGCCATTTAACCTGGACAGATGAACGGTTTAAAAATGGTGATCCAGTAATTATTGAATTGGCGGGCTGTTATAAACGGTACCATTCACCACTTGCCAGGACTATTGTAATTGGTATGCCGACTGAGAAAATGCAGCATATTTCCGATGTTGTCATTGAAGGTATTAATACAACACTTGATTTTATTAAGCCGGGTATTACCTGTGAAGAAATTGAATTGGTCTGGCGGAAAGTTATTGAAAAAAGCGGTATAAAAAAGGAATCGCGGATGGGCTATTCCATGGGGCTGAACTATCCACCAGACTGGGGAGAACATACGGCAAGCTTACGGCCGGGGGATCGTACTATCCTGGAGCCAAACATGACATTCCATATGATACCTGGAATTTGGATGGAAAATATGGGAGTTGAGATCAGTGAATCATTCCGGGTAACAGAAACTGGTTGTGAAGTGCTCGCTGAATTTCCCCGTGAACTTTACGTTAAACCCAACATCCGCCTGGCATAG
- a CDS encoding MDR family MFS transporter, whose protein sequence is MPKYIWLLAIATTINVTGASFLWPLNTIYMHNELEKSLAFAGFILMFNQGASIAGNMIGGMLFDKLSAFRTIMIGMSIAFAASAVMSVYHSIVPYSILLVLIGFGAGMTWPVMFAMAGSVWPQGGRRAFNAIYVAQNLGVALGASLGGYIASISFNYIFIANALLFAVFLVIVLTTFRGMDKERDRQMNTTILEQNLTIKNKSAFTALLILCTGFLVCWLAYSQWQSTIASYTQDVGIGLEQYSMLWAINGFLIVLGQPLLKLIIDRVTSTKKQIYIGNSIIIAAFIIVMFAEAFTLFAVSMVILTVGEMILWPAIPTLANELAPKGRAGFYQGFVNSVAAAGRMAGPLIGGLIVDLYSIQLLFFVLIALLVIPYITTHLYDHGLTPTIKENEHV, encoded by the coding sequence ATGCCGAAGTACATATGGCTATTAGCAATTGCAACAACTATTAATGTGACTGGGGCCTCATTTTTATGGCCGCTTAATACCATCTATATGCATAATGAACTAGAAAAAAGTTTAGCCTTTGCGGGGTTTATTTTGATGTTTAACCAGGGAGCGTCAATCGCGGGAAATATGATTGGCGGAATGTTATTTGATAAGTTAAGTGCGTTTAGAACCATCATGATTGGAATGTCCATTGCATTCGCAGCGTCTGCGGTTATGTCGGTCTACCATAGCATTGTGCCTTATTCAATCCTGCTCGTTTTAATTGGCTTTGGAGCTGGAATGACATGGCCTGTTATGTTTGCAATGGCAGGATCCGTTTGGCCCCAAGGTGGCAGACGGGCATTTAATGCAATCTACGTCGCGCAAAATTTGGGTGTCGCACTTGGAGCCTCACTTGGCGGATATATTGCAAGTATTTCTTTTAATTATATCTTTATTGCGAATGCGCTCCTTTTTGCAGTCTTTTTGGTTATTGTTTTAACAACCTTTAGAGGGATGGATAAAGAGCGCGACCGTCAAATGAATACTACTATCCTTGAGCAAAACTTAACGATTAAAAATAAATCTGCTTTTACTGCACTTTTAATATTATGCACCGGTTTTCTGGTTTGCTGGCTCGCGTATAGTCAATGGCAGTCAACGATTGCCTCTTATACGCAGGATGTAGGAATTGGATTAGAGCAATACAGTATGCTTTGGGCAATTAATGGTTTTCTTATCGTTTTAGGACAGCCTCTGCTAAAATTAATTATAGACCGGGTTACCTCAACGAAGAAACAAATATATATTGGTAATTCAATAATTATCGCGGCATTTATTATAGTTATGTTTGCAGAAGCATTTACTTTATTTGCCGTTTCGATGGTTATTTTGACTGTTGGTGAGATGATTCTGTGGCCGGCGATTCCTACTTTAGCCAATGAACTTGCCCCAAAAGGTCGCGCAGGTTTCTATCAGGGGTTTGTTAATAGTGTTGCGGCAGCGGGGAGGATGGCTGGTCCATTGATTGGCGGATTGATTGTCGATTTATACTCCATTCAATTGCTGTTCTTTGTCCTGATTGCCCTATTAGTCATCCCATATATCACCACACATTTATATGACCACGGACTAACACCAACTATAAAGGAGAATGAACATGTCTAA
- a CDS encoding biotin transporter BioY, which translates to MRAKEITFVALFASIMGALGLVPPLMLSFTPVPITLQTLGVLLSGGLLGGRLGAWSQMVFLLLVAVGIPLLSGGRGGFGVFFGPSGGYILSYPITAFLIGYVLHKIPRLRLWHVLAFNLTVGIFVIYLFGIPFQAMIMNISISHAIQLSLVYLPGDVIKAIIASFLVVKLHKYPIFNNAKAARAG; encoded by the coding sequence ATGAGAGCAAAAGAAATAACATTTGTTGCCCTTTTTGCCTCCATAATGGGAGCATTAGGACTGGTTCCACCTTTAATGCTAAGCTTTACACCAGTACCAATAACACTGCAAACATTAGGTGTTCTCTTATCTGGCGGATTGCTTGGCGGGAGACTTGGAGCGTGGAGTCAAATGGTATTTTTACTTTTAGTGGCAGTTGGGATTCCTCTACTTTCCGGGGGAAGAGGCGGATTCGGTGTCTTTTTTGGACCAAGTGGCGGATACATTCTCTCCTATCCAATTACAGCATTCCTGATCGGTTATGTGTTACATAAAATCCCTCGACTAAGACTTTGGCATGTATTAGCATTTAATTTAACAGTAGGTATTTTCGTAATCTATTTGTTTGGTATTCCTTTTCAAGCGATGATTATGAATATATCAATCTCTCATGCTATTCAGCTTAGTTTAGTTTACCTGCCTGGAGATGTGATAAAAGCCATTATTGCTTCATTCCTTGTGGTGAAACTACATAAATATCCAATTTTTAATAACGCCAAAGCTGCCCGCGCAGGATAA
- a CDS encoding aspartate aminotransferase family protein, which yields MENLIDLDKMHFIHPTSSIKQQQEEGSKIIFEKGDGIYLTDKNENVYIDAMSSLWNVNIGHGRKKLAEAAAEQMEKLAFSSAFSTFSHEPAIKLAKKIATITPTGLNAVFFTSGGSESNDSAVKLVRHYWKIQGQPNRRKIISLKRGYHGVAAASTSVTGIPEFWGMAGHLMTDFVHADTPYGKGTEKAITSLRHVIEEEGPETIAAFMAEPVQGAGGVLIPPDDYFKEVRELCNEYGILLVADEVITGFGRTGRMFGMENWGVIPDMMTFAKGVTSGYIPLGGVVVSDAIHDVLKEKSEGTLFHGFTYSGHPTAAAVALKNIEIIEQEKLVENSRKMGEQLVKGFQKMKQQLDIVGDVRTIGLLGAVELVQDPKTNKRFSSDMKVAPKVIDALHERGVICRAVTYESTDIICFAPPLIMEQSQIDTLVDKLHDAILFVQKQLGVEHR from the coding sequence ATGGAAAACTTAATTGACTTGGACAAAATGCATTTTATTCATCCAACTTCTTCCATTAAACAGCAACAGGAAGAAGGGTCAAAGATAATTTTCGAAAAAGGGGACGGGATATACCTAACGGACAAAAATGAAAACGTATACATTGATGCGATGTCTTCCTTGTGGAACGTCAATATTGGTCATGGAAGAAAAAAGCTAGCAGAAGCAGCAGCTGAACAAATGGAAAAGTTAGCCTTTAGCTCCGCATTTTCGACATTTAGTCATGAGCCGGCTATCAAGCTTGCCAAGAAAATTGCAACTATTACCCCAACAGGTCTAAACGCAGTTTTCTTTACATCCGGTGGGTCTGAATCAAACGACTCGGCTGTCAAACTGGTCCGTCATTATTGGAAAATTCAAGGTCAGCCGAACCGCAGAAAAATTATTTCATTAAAACGTGGGTATCATGGGGTCGCCGCAGCTTCGACAAGTGTGACAGGAATCCCTGAATTTTGGGGGATGGCTGGTCATTTGATGACAGATTTTGTTCATGCGGATACGCCTTATGGAAAGGGTACTGAGAAAGCTATCACTTCGCTACGTCATGTGATTGAAGAAGAAGGACCAGAAACAATTGCAGCTTTCATGGCTGAACCGGTGCAGGGTGCCGGTGGCGTTCTTATTCCGCCAGATGATTATTTCAAAGAAGTCCGTGAACTGTGTAACGAATATGGCATTTTATTGGTCGCCGATGAAGTGATAACCGGATTTGGTCGCACGGGTAGGATGTTTGGTATGGAAAATTGGGGTGTTATTCCCGATATGATGACTTTTGCTAAAGGAGTCACTAGTGGCTATATCCCGCTGGGCGGTGTTGTTGTATCGGATGCAATACATGACGTACTGAAAGAAAAATCTGAAGGGACTTTGTTCCATGGGTTTACCTACAGCGGTCACCCAACAGCAGCTGCTGTAGCCTTGAAAAATATTGAAATTATCGAACAGGAGAAACTAGTTGAAAACTCACGTAAAATGGGTGAACAACTGGTAAAGGGATTCCAGAAAATGAAGCAGCAATTGGATATTGTTGGTGATGTGCGTACTATTGGGTTGCTGGGAGCAGTTGAGCTTGTTCAGGATCCTAAGACAAATAAACGCTTTTCATCAGATATGAAAGTGGCACCTAAAGTGATTGACGCACTGCATGAAAGAGGGGTTATCTGCCGTGCTGTTACATATGAGAGCACAGACATTATTTGCTTTGCACCGCCACTCATTATGGAACAGTCGCAAATTGATACATTAGTGGATAAATTGCATGATGCTATATTATTTGTACAGAAACAACTGGGCGTTGAACATAGATAA
- a CDS encoding 2-hydroxyacid dehydrogenase, whose protein sequence is MRKKIIAYNRVEKPVLEALQNNYDVRFFKGINTKKDPDFLTFLSQADGIIGLELVVDKELLDQAPNVKIVSNVSVGYNNLDLKELRKRNILATNTPDVLTDTVADTIFGLLIAAARRIPELDRFVKNGEWITEAVEPEHFGVNVHHKTLGIIGMGKIGQAIAKRAYFGFDMDILYHSRSKKPDAEKRFNAAYCSLEELLQRSDFVCLITPLTPETEGMIGRQEFQMMKNSAIFINGSRGKTIVEKDLIDALRRGEIAAAGLDVFEKEPVDPNNPLLGYQNVVTTPHIGSSTHETELAMSELAAKNLEAGLTGRKPPNLIDPSVWKG, encoded by the coding sequence ATGAGAAAGAAAATTATTGCATATAACCGTGTAGAGAAACCTGTCCTGGAAGCATTGCAAAATAATTATGACGTTCGATTTTTTAAAGGTATAAACACTAAAAAGGACCCTGACTTTTTAACCTTTCTTAGTCAGGCAGACGGTATTATAGGTCTGGAATTAGTAGTCGACAAGGAGCTTCTTGATCAAGCTCCAAACGTAAAAATTGTTAGTAACGTTTCGGTAGGCTATAACAATTTAGACCTCAAGGAACTTCGCAAGCGCAATATTTTAGCAACGAATACACCCGATGTTTTGACAGATACAGTTGCAGACACGATATTTGGCCTCCTCATTGCCGCAGCTAGACGTATCCCGGAGCTGGACAGATTTGTCAAAAATGGCGAATGGATTACGGAAGCGGTGGAGCCTGAACATTTTGGTGTCAATGTTCATCACAAAACATTAGGTATTATTGGAATGGGTAAAATCGGTCAGGCCATTGCAAAGCGAGCCTATTTTGGTTTTGACATGGACATTTTATATCATAGTCGATCAAAAAAACCCGATGCAGAAAAAAGATTTAATGCAGCATATTGTTCACTTGAAGAATTATTACAGCGGTCTGACTTCGTTTGTTTGATCACACCGCTAACTCCGGAAACAGAAGGCATGATTGGTCGACAAGAATTTCAAATGATGAAAAACTCAGCAATATTTATAAATGGGTCGCGAGGAAAAACGATCGTGGAGAAGGACTTAATCGATGCACTTAGAAGGGGGGAAATTGCCGCAGCCGGATTGGATGTTTTTGAAAAGGAACCTGTTGATCCGAATAACCCTTTATTGGGATATCAAAATGTGGTGACGACACCACATATTGGTTCATCCACCCATGAGACCGAACTCGCGATGTCAGAGCTTGCAGCAAAAAACTTGGAGGCTGGGTTAACAGGAAGAAAACCACCAAATTTAATCGACCCTAGTGTATGGAAAGGGTGA
- a CDS encoding Cof-type HAD-IIB family hydrolase — MSKIDKQIKLIALDMDGTLLTSDERISERTHNAIKQAMDRDVQVVLSTGRWLGSCYPYAEALGLTSFLVTSNGGEIWTMAKELVERHKIDSALMEKMWNLGKEFGMGCWMIATDVVWRGERPNNFTEHEWLKIGFDSHIPSNLEKFMQELSHFDGLELTNSQPHNLEVNPKGVHKGSALQKICGKLDLKMDEIMTVGDSLNDMKMIQQAGLGIAMGNAQEAIKKAADFTTDTNDRDGVAKAIEHFVLD, encoded by the coding sequence ATGTCTAAAATCGATAAACAGATTAAATTAATCGCACTTGATATGGATGGTACTTTACTGACAAGTGATGAAAGGATTTCGGAACGTACACATAATGCAATAAAGCAGGCTATGGATAGAGATGTGCAAGTTGTTCTCAGCACTGGTCGCTGGTTGGGATCATGTTATCCGTATGCGGAAGCACTTGGATTAACATCTTTCCTTGTTACCAGTAACGGCGGCGAAATTTGGACAATGGCCAAAGAACTAGTTGAACGTCATAAAATTGATTCTGCCTTAATGGAAAAAATGTGGAACCTTGGTAAAGAATTCGGTATGGGCTGCTGGATGATTGCTACCGATGTTGTGTGGCGGGGGGAACGCCCTAACAATTTCACTGAGCATGAATGGTTGAAAATCGGTTTTGATTCACACATTCCAAGTAATTTGGAAAAATTCATGCAAGAACTTTCCCATTTTGATGGATTGGAATTAACCAACTCCCAACCTCATAACTTGGAAGTTAATCCTAAAGGTGTACATAAAGGCAGCGCATTGCAAAAGATTTGCGGCAAGCTTGATCTTAAGATGGACGAAATTATGACCGTGGGTGATAGCTTGAATGACATGAAGATGATTCAACAGGCGGGTCTAGGGATAGCAATGGGAAATGCCCAAGAAGCTATCAAAAAAGCCGCAGATTTTACGACGGATACAAACGACCGTGATGGCGTCGCCAAAGCAATAGAGCATTTTGTTCTTGATTAA
- a CDS encoding APC family permease, which yields MNDDQKLLKILGNKDVLALAFGAMIGWGWVVTTGLWITEAGSLGAILAFAIGGTLVVFVGLTYAELASALPLAGGEHVYSYKAMGRAASFITTWAIILGYVSVVAFEAVALPTVFEYLIPGYSQGYLYTIAEWDVTATWAGVGIVGSLIITWVNYRGIKFSTSIMFILTLLIIIAGLLLITGSSVGGNAQNMQPLFEKGIAGLLTVIIMTPFMFVGFDVIPQAAEEINLPQKRIGQLLIFSVLLAVVWYIAVIFGVSRILTPAEIGESNLVTADAMAKAFGDSQMMGNILVLGGIGGILTSWIGFYVGGSRAIYALAKAGMLPKALGELHPKYKTPHKAILLIGFFSTIAPLLGRPALVWLVDAGGLGLVIAWLMVAISFIILRKKAPDMKRPFKLGGGTTIGWIAVVMAAGISVLYMPGMPSALVWPYEWVIVGFWIVLGFILYKISMAKYGKEYADDHMKKEIDRVA from the coding sequence ATGAATGATGATCAAAAGCTATTAAAAATATTAGGGAATAAAGACGTGCTTGCACTTGCTTTTGGCGCGATGATTGGCTGGGGGTGGGTTGTTACCACCGGGTTATGGATAACAGAAGCGGGATCACTGGGAGCCATTCTTGCCTTTGCGATTGGTGGTACATTGGTTGTATTTGTTGGTCTAACCTATGCGGAATTGGCTTCAGCTCTTCCACTTGCTGGTGGCGAACATGTCTACAGTTATAAGGCAATGGGCAGAGCAGCGTCGTTTATAACAACCTGGGCTATAATTCTTGGCTATGTGTCTGTTGTGGCTTTTGAGGCAGTAGCCTTGCCAACTGTTTTTGAATATTTAATTCCGGGTTACAGCCAGGGGTATCTGTATACAATAGCCGAATGGGACGTTACGGCAACATGGGCAGGTGTTGGTATAGTAGGTTCTTTAATCATTACCTGGGTTAATTATCGTGGAATCAAGTTTTCTACATCTATTATGTTTATCCTTACACTGTTAATTATAATCGCAGGCTTATTGCTGATTACCGGCAGTTCAGTAGGTGGAAATGCGCAAAACATGCAGCCATTATTTGAAAAAGGAATTGCAGGACTATTAACGGTCATCATCATGACTCCATTTATGTTTGTTGGATTTGATGTCATTCCACAGGCAGCTGAAGAAATAAATCTGCCGCAGAAACGCATAGGGCAATTATTAATATTTTCCGTTTTGCTTGCGGTTGTCTGGTATATTGCTGTTATTTTCGGTGTTTCCCGTATACTGACGCCTGCTGAGATTGGTGAATCAAATCTGGTTACAGCAGATGCGATGGCGAAAGCCTTTGGCGATAGTCAAATGATGGGGAATATTCTCGTTCTTGGTGGAATTGGTGGAATTTTGACAAGTTGGATTGGCTTCTATGTTGGTGGCAGCAGAGCAATTTATGCACTTGCTAAAGCTGGTATGCTTCCTAAGGCTTTAGGTGAACTCCATCCGAAATATAAAACACCGCATAAGGCTATCCTGCTCATTGGTTTCTTTTCAACGATTGCCCCATTATTGGGCCGTCCGGCGCTAGTTTGGCTTGTTGATGCTGGTGGACTTGGACTTGTTATCGCATGGTTAATGGTTGCGATTTCGTTTATCATTCTCCGTAAAAAGGCTCCAGACATGAAACGGCCATTTAAACTTGGTGGAGGTACGACAATTGGCTGGATAGCAGTTGTGATGGCTGCAGGGATATCTGTACTTTATATGCCGGGTATGCCTTCAGCACTTGTCTGGCCTTATGAGTGGGTGATTGTAGGGTTCTGGATTGTTTTAGGGTTTATCCTTTATAAAATTTCAATGGCTAAGTACGGTAAAGAATACGCAGATGACCATATGAAAAAAGAAATTGATCGAGTGGCATAA